The sequence AGCCAGTCAGCAGCAGAACGGATATAGAGCAGGTCCCCGACCCCTGTGTTAAAACATACCTGTGGGGTTTTAGTTTATGTAGGGGCCTGGGTTGATGACGGAGAGAGGTCAGTGCTAGTCAGATAATTCTCTACTGACATTTCCCAAGAGAAGGGGCCATGGGACACcaccctgggggctggggagaagcCTTTATTGGGGTCCCCATGGGAAAAGCACTTCTGGGCTCAGAAAACTGAGGGTTGGCTAGTGTGAGTAATTCCCACAGACTTAGGGCAGTGGTCCTAACCCCACTCAGCTGGGGTGTGAGTTATATAGAAAGGGGGCTCTAGAGGCATGAGCCCAAGGTCAGCTGGAGAGTTTGCCCTGGGATTTTGCATGCTTTCCAGAGCTGGAACACAGGGAAGGTGAAACAAGCTTCAGCCATGACTTCAGCCCTGTGATAACTGGAGGCCAAATAGGCTAATAGAGAATCTAAGAACATGTGGCGAGAAGGGCCCCGGCGCGGTGCTCTGGGCACTGGCCATGTCACTGTTGGCTTTAGTGGCCCTTCCTTGTCATCGGGCTAACCCCAGGCAAAGTGGTGgtggtttctctgcctctgctcccccagcAGAAGGGCTGATCAGCTGCAGACACTGTGAGCCCGGGGCCCCCGGCAGCTGCCGCGGGATGTGGGTAACCCCGGGCCCCCAGGGACGGGGTGGAAGAGGCCAGGGCCGTCCTGCTCAGGCGCCTCCGGCTCGATCTCTATCTGCGGGGAGGCCGAAGCGCCTTCTGGTGGCCAAGCGCAGAGCAACACAGTTCTAACTTCCCCGTTACCGCATCAGCTCCTCCGGGATTTCTCTCTGTGCGTGCCCCTAGGGAGGCCGCCCAGGGGGCTGAGTGGTGAAGATGTCACATGTCCACTGTGCACAAGGCATCTCCCCACCCTCACAAATGAGTCATGGACTGACTCACCTGACCCCAATACCAGCCCCTGTGAGCTCGGTAAGGCAAGTGTGCCATAAGTATAGTAAAGGAGACAGAATGTGCTAGAAGTTGGGCCTGCGGCCAGAGCGCAGAGCTGGCGGAGGGTCAGTGCAGCCCAGCTGAGCTCCCAAGGGGCCTGGATTTCAGTcaagggaggggtgggaggaacaAGGTGATGCCAGCGCCCTCTCTGCTCTCTGTTCTCTAGTCCATGTCACGTGGTCCTCTTTCTCACCAGTCGGGGAGGGGGCGGGTCCCCAAGTCACAATTCCTTCAGATGACCCCTTTGCAGAGGGGCATGGTGGCTGGTCCTATCTCCTGCCTCTTGTCACCCCCTCACTACCACCCCCTCCCTTACATCCTAATCGTGCGGTTAAACATCCTCGCAGTTCTCAACAAGCTCAGCTCCTCTGAGTTTACAAATAGGCCTCTGAGGAAGATTCCACTCAGACAAaaaagttttgcttcttttaaaatgctCTGCACATGGATGAGACGTGTGTCCTCTGGGTGTCTTTAGGCTCCGGACCACAAGGGTGAGGGGTCCCGGCCCCAGCCCCTGTTCTCCTCTGCTGTCACTGGGGCTCTTTCTTGCCTCCCTCTATTCTGAGATCATCTTtcctccactccccccccccccccccccgcctcatgCAGGGGATCCGGAAGACAGTGTTCCACAAAGAACTCAGACCCAGCAGCCCCCAGGATCCTGAGTCCAAGGCAATTAGTTGTTGGAGGGATACTCCTGGGGATCGGGGCCGGGGAAGAGCCCACCTGTGGTCGAGGAGATCTTGGGGCCACAAAGAAGCCGGTTCACCATCATTggtctcattattattattgttgctgtttgtCCTGTTTTATTCCTGCCCCTACTAAAAGTGGTCTTGGGTCTGTCATCTGGCCCGCAATAAGAGGGCTGAGCACAAGGGGGCAACCGGGGGTAAAACTTTGCCTGAAATTAACTCCTGATGCAGTCCCAGCAGACAGTGCGGTTAGCAGTCCTAGGAAGAGAAGGACCCCATGCCCCTGCCCCTAGACTGCGTCCCGGAGAGAGAAGCCCCAGGCCATGGCTGGTCAGGAGACTGACACAGAACTAGAATCCGAAAACCTGGCTTCCCCCACCCTGCACACTACAGTTTGGGCCTAGACGAGCTTGCTCAGAAGGGTCTGGGGGTAGGGAGACCCTAACCTCCCCATCCCTCATCTTTTTCAGCAATTAGGCTGTGCTCAGGGTGGTTCAGGGTGCTCCCTTCTAATGGAGGAGCCAGGACTGACAGACCCACACAGCAGTCAACTGGAAAAACCCATCACAACGGGCTGCCCTAGAGTCCGTAAGAGCAAGAGGAAtcggagcaagagagagagcccGGTGGGCAGCTGTTCTTGGGGAAGGTCTCTTGGAGGCGGGGCTCATCCCAAGGACACCCTCAGCTACCCTGCTGGGGTCTCTCTCACCAGGACCTTCTCTCACCCCTCACATGTGGTCTGCAGTAGCCAGGTCCTTCTctcagactcagtttccccttctggcCTGGACAGGGCAGGACCAGAATTCTCTGAGGGCCCTTCCAGTGTGACAGGGTGGTGCACAGAACACACAGACTCAGACTAAAGTACAAAGAGACAGACTTTAATGGGCTCTTTCGTGCCATGGTTCCATCCAGAAGAGGGGACAGGGTTCACCTTTGTCCTTGGAGGCCTCCACTGGACTCCAGCAGCTGGAGGTTGGGGTAGCAAACGCTGAGGGTGGAGGTCTCCAAATGATCCAGGCAGGAATCAGGACTCTTGGGGCCCTCCCTTCCAGGTTCTTTGTAAATATCTGACCGCCTTCTTCACCCTCTTGTCCTTGGGGTCGGAACAGATGGACTTGCCTTGGACAGTTACAAAcctgcaggagagggagaaacccaTCAGCAGGTGTCAGGGCAACAAGGCCTTCCAGTGCCCTGGGATCAGCCtcgctctgcactgagcaggccCCAAGGGGAGCgagaacttgcccaaagtcatggaGCTCCTCAGTGGCAGATCTGGCACGTCAGGCTCTGTTCTCAGTGATTCCTGACTCCCCAAGTCCCTGCCGGTCCCCTAGGGAGCCAGGTCTGCAGGACATCCTGCCTCAGCAGCCCCACTTCAGCTGGCCTGCTCCCACCTAAAGCCTGGGAACCGGGGGTGCCCAGGAGGGGCCCAGCTCAAGTCCAAGCCTGGGAAGTCAGCTGGCCTCTGACTGCCTGTGTGCTATAGGGCTGCCCTGTCTCTTAggggcttcagtttccccataATTTGGTGAAGAGGTTTAACCTCACAGCCTGGGGCCTTTTGGGTCTCACAGTGTGGGGTGCAGGAGCTGCCATAGGGAGCAGGGTCAGGGTGGGAAGCAGGTGATGAAGGCCCCCTCTGTCCTTTCCACAGTGGTCCTCCTGGAAGCTATAGAGTCTGCCCCAGACTCAGCTCCTAGGAGcaaggatgggggaaggggagggggccaggACACACTTACACGATGGCATCCTTGGGACACTCCCCTGAAGTCTTGTACCACCTTGTCAGCCTGCTGATAGGAATGGCTCCTTTGAAGTACTCTAGGCAGCACTCCCGGCCCACGTTGGTGCCTCGAGCTGTGGAGAAAGGAGGCGGGAGCAGGGGTGTCCAAGAGCGTCTGTGAAGGGGGGAGGTCTGTGGCCTCCCCTGTGGAGGAGAGTCCgagtgtgcatgtctgtgtgcgCATCTGTGCTgatctgtgtgtgcgtgtggtgTCAGAGTaggtccgtgtgtgtgtgtgtgtgtgtgtgtgtgagcctcCTGGGGACGAGGTGTCTTGTGAGTGTCAGTATATGTACATTTGTGCACATAAAGTCTCTGtgctttggggatccctgtggGCTTGTATGTCTCTCTGTGCTTAcatctgtgtgtgtttgggagggTTTGTGTGCACACGtctatgggtgtgtgtgtgaatgtgtgccTTTgcatgtttgtgtctgtgtgtcacCTGTGTGAGCACACATTTGTGTGAATGAGGTCTTTCTGTGTGCTGGGGGCAGAGGACATgagtgtttgtatgtgtgtgcacaaatgtttctgtgtgtttgggggatctgtgtatatatatattggtgtgcatctatgtgtgtctctgtgtgtgtgcatctgtgtgtgcacacactcaaATCCCAGCCCAGAACCATCCAAGAATCTCCCCTGGgacaggctctgggctgagcctCTGCCTACCAGAGCTCATTCAGCCCTCACAGTGCACCCAGAGACAGGCACTGTCactactcccattttacagatgattaCATGGAAGCCCAGGGTGCAAAGACACTGTCCTGGGCCCTGGCTTCCTTCTCTTGGTACAAGAAAAAGCATCTAACATTTGCAAATCGGCCAATAGGTGATATGTGGCTTTAATTAATGCTACGCTGGAGTGTTTTCTAGAAGCCCCCAGCAGCCTCCGGCCGTCTTGGGGGTATAACTGGGTTGGACCCACTCACGGAGCTGCCCCGGCCGCGTGCACAGAAGCGAGAGCCACCGGTCAGGGCCTGGCCCGCTGCGGCTGTGCTCGCACACGGGGCTAATGCCGGCCTTTCCCTTCCAGCCGCGCGTGGGCCGCTCGCTCTTCGTGGGCTCCGGGAGCCAGCGCTCCTGCCTTCCCGCTAATTCCCTCAGTGTGGAGAAAGAGCCGTGAATAAAACAGACACGCTAACCGGTGCTTCTGAAAATAGGTCGTTTTCCATGGTCAAAACACATCCAAGATCACTGCCTCTCACCTGCCGCAGCCAGAGCGGGCCTTCACTCTGCTCTGGGTGGAGCCGATCCCCAAACTCTGGGGtggcatcctcctcctcctccccctgctcctcctcatccTTTCCCTTTGAACGCCTCCCTCAGAATCCTACTACTGCCAGCCTCCTCCGTCCCTGGAGCAAGAGCTGGGCTGTAACTCCTGCACGAGTAGTGGGCATTGCGGTCGCAATCTTGGCACCCTCACCACTCCTGTCCCAGTGTCCCTTCCTCTGGCCACGTCTCCTCTGCTCTTACCTGCATGGGTGACCTGCAGAGAAGCCCCCAGGAGGAGCGTGACCAGGAGCAGCATCTTCAAGGGAATCATGGTGCCAGGAGCCCAGGAGACTGCGAGCGTATGTCCTTCTGCACGGGGGGAGGCGAGGATGGCAGCCACGCGTGGAGGTGACCTATTTAACCTCTTCAGGGATTTTGCCCCACCTCCTgtcaccccccacacacacccacacacacacatccttcccTACACCAGTGGAGTCTGAAGATTTGAGATGATTCAGCACAAGTCCAGTCTTGGAatgtttgtggctttccagagaATGGGCACTTAATTTAGGGACAGAGGTCGGGTATGTGTGTCTAGGGGCCGTGGCAGTGACACACTTCTCCTTTCACAGGGACATTTCTTGGTTCCTCTATTAGCAGAACTGAAAAGCCTCTATCCTAAATCAGGTTGGCCTCTGCTCTGAGGCTGGTGAGCCTCCTTCATGCATGAtgtctgtgtgtggggggagagtTGGGGGACAGCCAGGTAGGAGCCAAGAGGAGCTGCCTAGCCTGGGCCTGGAGAAGCTTTTGGGctctgggagggcttcctggagggaggggTCAGCAGGCTGCACAGCCACAGGGATGTCTTTACAGGGGGGACCCCAGCTCCACTCATTCTGAGAAAGGTCTGGAGCCCAGATGCCTTTAGCTGTGGGTGCTTCCCCAGGCTGGGCCCCGAACCACAGATTTTAATCACCATCTAGTCCAAACTGGTGCCTCTGTAGATTGGGAAGCCCAGCACCCCAacatggggcccctcccccagggctgcTAATCAGAATGCAAGGATCTCTGAGGGCCTGGTCTGCAGTGGACATGTGGTCAGGGTCCAACATGAACCGTGCCCTAAGCAGACTTTCCATGTACTCCATGGGCCACAGCATCCCTGCATCAGGCCACTCCCCTGGCCACCAGAGAAAATGGCCACTTGTCTGTTGAGAGCTCCCCTGGGCCAGGTGGCGGAAGTCCCTTCACCAGGAGGAGAGTCTCATGCCTGCTTCCAGGGGGCAGCATCTCAGCAGGGTGACCTGGACCCTGGTTCTGACAGGTGGGACCTGGGTCTGGCTCCTCTCTGTTCCCAAGTGTCCCCCAAGGAGCAGCTCAGATGGCACTCGGCTCTACAATATGGGGTGCACGTGGCCTTCTCACCTCAGCTGGCTCTGTGTTAACCTGGAGTCATTGTCACATCTTTATCAGCAGGGATGGTAACCACAGCGTGTGCTGTCTGTGGAAATCCAACCCCAGGGGTGTGCTCAGACGGTCACCTTGCGAGTCCTCACCACTGGACACCTGGAAGAGGAAGCCATGCATTGGACGGGGTCATGGGAGGGCGAGGCCAACGCTTCTCCTCCCCCAGGGCCACCTTGGCAGGCTGGGGCTGCTTCGCCTCCTGGTCCATGGCAAGACCTCCTTGGGCAGGATCATCTGTCACTGTCttgccatgtgactttgggcagctCGCAGACCCTCCCTGGGCCTTATGTCATCACCTGTAGAGGGATGTTTGGACTGTCCCAGGGGACCCCACCAAAACGGCAGATCTGAGAAAGCTGGGGTCCTCCCAGTGGATCTCACACCAGCATTTCTCTACTTCTCTTAGGGATTTCTCTACTTCTCTTAGGGTTGCATCACCCACTCTTCATGCCACAGCTGGGGGGTTTCTTTGCCCCCAGACTGGCTGGGCCATCCTTCCTGTCTCTGGGACAGGTTGCCATTTGCATGTGCAGCAGAGAAGATTAGAGGGAGGGGTGGCCTTCCTGCCTGTGCTCATCTTTGGCAGAAGCTTCCTGCACAAAGTGGGGACAGCCTCCAACCCACACAGAGGAGCATCCAGGAGTCCCCACCCTGTGGAGTCAGAGGAGGACAACTTGGGTTGAGGAAGGGGTGCTGGTGGCCTCCATGAGCCTAGGAGAGGGCCACTCTGGCCTGCAGAAGAGTCTTGGGCCAGGAGGAATGCAAACATCCCAAGATGCTTGGGGAGGGCCTGGGTCCCAGGAGGGCCAGAGGATGTCTCTGCTGATGCTGCTTCTCATGAGTAGTGTCTCTTGACCCTCTCTGTCCTCCATGCCCTCCACCCAGTGGCTTCTCCACCTGCCACAGGGGCCACAGAATGCCCTTCTGTGTTGGACAGGAAGGGACTGTCGTGCTGATGATTAGCAACTTTATTACCAGCGAGGCTGCCCAGTCCCACCGCTGGGGAAACTCCCTGAGCGGGGTTTGAGTCCCCCTTGTTCTGCCACAGACTCAGAATGTTTCTCCAGAATGACCCAAATTCCCCTGTCACTTCTAGGGAATTGGTTGTGACAGCAGGAAAAGAAGATTCTGGACAAGCTCCGGGCTGGTGCCAGATCCCTGGCAGGGGAGGGAACAGAGCAGCAAACATACCAGTGCGCACCTGCTGTGCGTCAGGTGCTGTACCGGGCCTGTGGCTGCAGGGGCACGGGGCCTGGCCCCAACACAGGGATGTGCACGTGAGATAAAGGGCTGTTGGGCCCAGAGCAGAGAGAGGTTGCTTCTGGCTGAGAGATCTTGGAAAGCTTCGTGGAGGCAGTGGTCAGGAACCTGGGCCTTGAGGCTGGGAGGATTCACACCAAGAGAAGGAGGGGCGAGCATTTCACAGGAGACAAGTGTTTAGCACGAGTGCAAAGGAGGGAATGTGCAGAGATAAATGAGAGAAGCAGCACAGAACTCTGGTGGGAGACATGGTCCTGATGCGACATGGGGACCGTGAGCTCCGTGAGGGCAGGGGCACGTCCACTGTGTGTGCCCCCAGCGCCTGCACACAGTGGGGCTTTCAATGGGGCTTGACGGAGACAGAGGGGACTGGACGAAGGACAAGGAGGTGAGCCggagccagggcctggggagaaACCGTGGAGTGCAGAGCCCGCCTCTCCACCTCCTTTGGAGGCAGCACAGACCAGGGACATTTTTGAGGTGGTTTCCTTGCCAGGGGTTAACTGCCTTATTCCTCCTCAGTTTTCCCAGCTATGAAATGGATTCCAGGGGACCTTCCAGATGGGAtgtcctggagtctgggatgaTGCTAAGGGTCTCGAGAGACCTTTGTGGTGCTATGCAGACCCTAGGGCTCAGAGATCAGGCAGGGGAATCAGGAAtgctccctggaggaggcagcagtgAGGCAGAGTTCTATGGAGGGTGACAGGGGAGAAGGCGCTGGAGGAAGGGCAAGGTCACAGGCAGGCAACAGGCCAGATTCAGGCCCAGTAGGACAACAGAGTTAAAGGAGCATTGGACCTgagtgggaggaagaggacaGAGTCACTGCCTGTCTCAACACCTCTGACTCAAGCTGGCCAGACATGCCGCCTATGCACCTGCTACCCTTCCTGCCCCGGCCCCAAGACCACAGCCACAGGGAGTCCCTTGGGGACTAGAAAGGATCAGTATTTCCCCCACTATAGCTTGAAGGGGCTGCACCAGCCAGATTCTCAGTACGGCTGGGGCAGAACCAGGGATGCTGTTGTCACAACCCCTAAGAACTTAGCCCCAGGCCATTGAGCGGGGGGTCAGGTTGCTAGGATGGAGGCTCTTTATCATCTTCAAACTGCACATGACAGTTATCACTGATATGGCAACCCAGtcctgaggctccaggaggaacaaTGACTTGCCTGGAGCATTCCAGTAAGGATGTTATCCATTGAGCTCTGTCCTCTGACAGCTGAAGCTAGATTTGCCTTGTCCTGCCCATGGTGGTTGAGATGCAAAGGTCCCAAATGTTATCCCCATCCCCTAATCCCAGAATACATCCTACTCCCTTGTCCCACGGGCCTGATGTGCTTACTGATGAGTCAATCTATCCTGACAGGTCACTGGTCTGCTTGATTCCttggggcagaaacacagggacATCCTTACCCTggctttccctcccctcccttggtTAAGACCTGTTCAATAGGCCACCTGGATGTGTCTTGAATCAATCCCCTCGTCGCCATCCACATGGATACCTCCTCCATCTCCCTGCTGGACCACAGCCCCATACTCATCTCCCAGCTCCTAGGCTTGCCCCTCCTCTCTAAAGCCCAGAGATCTGTCCAAAACACAAATCTGAGCAAGGCTCTCCCCTCTCAAAAATCCCTCCATACCTTCCCATTGCCCTTAGGATGAAGTCCAGATTCTCATTGACAACTCCAGCCTCAActtctgcccccagccccaccatctATCCCATTACTTTGTTCTAGCCACATGGACCTGCTTTCAGTTCCTTGAAAATACCAGGCTCTTTTTACAGGCTCTTCCCCCTGTCTAAaactctctctcctgctcctccacACCCCACTTCCTTCCACTCCTACCCTCCTCAGATTACAGCTTAAAccctcacttccttccttcaGCCCCCATCTTCCTCTTTGTCTTCACAGGTCCCTGGCTTCCCTATCATGCTCTTGTCATATTACACAGTAATCACTGGTTTGTTTGCCAGTTCTTACATAGAAGACTATGAACTCTTTGAAAACAGGATCTCTTCTGTGTTCCAACTTGTAGCTCCAGGAATTAGCACccaataggtgctcagtaaaatgtttgttgaatgggtTAGaggtggatggttggatggatggatggatggatggatgggtgaatgaatggatggatgacaGATGAAGGACGggtaagtggatggatggatagatggatggatggatggatggatggatggatggatggatggataagtggatgggtggatggatgggcaggtgaatggatgaatgaatagatgggtggatggatggatgaatagatggatggatggatggatggatggatggatggatggataggtgggtagatggatgataAATAGGttggtgaatgaatggatagatggacacTTACATATTTCTGAACTACAGCTTAGACACAGTTTACATTCTACCTCAGGGGCTCCTTCACTCCAGAACAAATTATTTCTGGTCCAGTGTGCCCCACCAGTTCATGAGACACACCTGAATTCCCCTGTCATGAATGAGGCAGAAAAATCCAACCAAGGCACTCATTAACTCTTTTCCTATCTAGTTACTACTTCCTTGTGCGTTGTGGCCATTTCCTGCCTTCTGTCAAGCCTAAATTTTTTTGACTGTGGCTTTGCTCTCATTCCTTCATAGGAGGGCTTCCTTCCCTTGGTTACACTCCTGTCTCCTGGCTCTTCGGGTTCTCTCTTTCGAtggtcccctcccctccactgaTGACATGCTCTAGGGTATCTGCTTCTATAAAACCTCTCCTTGACCCCCAACACACTGCTctcctatttctcctttcattcatGACCAAACTTCTCCAATGTGTGGTCTCCACCTCCCACTACCATTTCCTCTCTGCTCACGTGTGATTTAATTCTTAGTACCATGGCCCTGACGCTCAGGGGAAGCCACTTTGTCTGGGCCTCTCAACACCCATAGCCACTCTCTGAACTTCCCATCCCCTCACAAAGGCACAGTGTGGGGCAGTGGTTACCCATAGAAGCTCTGGAAGCATTTTCTACAGCCCTGGATCCCAGTCCCTCTTCCACCTGTTCCTGACTGTTACCAAGAACAAATCCATGAGCTTCAttgtcctcatctgaaaaatgggcatTTTGATAGATGCTCCCTCACCGTATTGCCAGGACAATGGACTGAGATGATAGGTGTAAACTTCCTGGTCTCCAGCTGGTTTGATGAATCTCCTTGTCACCACTAGCAATCATTTCCCTTCATGACGTTCCTCCCCGTTGCAGTTCAGGATAGGGTTCTTCCCTGAGCCCTCTGTGGGCTCCTCTTCTCAGGAACATTTCTGAGCTCTCAGCCCGGGCTGGGTGGGGTTCTCAGCAATCACATCTATTAGTTTACTCTGTTCACACAACAACCCGAGGAGGTAAcaactattattatattttacagatgaggacatcgGGGACCAACCGCAGTGGTTAAGAAGCTGGTCCCAGGGTCCAAAGGGCCAGCAAGTGGCAGAAGCACACCTGGGGCTCTgtcctgggtttttttgttttgttttgttttgtttttgttttgtttttgttttttttgtttgtctcaagcaaccctctttccctccttgaGGTTATTCACTCAGGACTTTGACCTAGAGACGGATGCTTCTGCTTCCGAAATCTCTGTCTCCAGCCccaatctgtttctttttttttttttaaggttttatttatttattcatgagacacacacacacacacacacacacacacacacacacacacagagggagaagcaggtccatgccgggagcctgatgcgggactcaatcctgggacccaggggatcaggacctgagctgaaggcagacactcaaccactgagccactcaggtgtcccctaaCCAGTTTCTGATCCAAGACACCCCCCTTGGACTCCACCCCATCCTCTGGCCTCCTCTTGCCTGCGCTGCGAGATGCCTTAACACACTCTGTCTTGTAGCCTAGCCCCCCCTGGGCTGCGAGCTCCTGCAAAACAGAAATCTGTGCCTTTGTGGTTCACTAAgtccaaaaacaagaaaagcaagGCCAAGTTCCTCTCAACCAActccccttcccctttttttgttgttcagttGGCATCATTCTCCACCTCCcatctgcccctctgcccctcattgAAATTGTGCCCTTGACTAATCTCTTACCTCCAGCTCCCATGGTGTATCAGGCACAGACTCTGCCCAGCAATGTCTTCAGCGGGGTCAGCTTCCTGACTCCGTCCTCTCCTCCACTGGCTGGGAACCTGAATCCTTCACACCTGGACAGTATCCACAATTTCCAGGCCTATTTCCTCCTCTCTGGTCCTCCTGCACGCCCATGTCGAATGGGTCTTTCTCAAGGGCTCTGACCACCTATAGCCCTCAAGAACCATTAATGGCTCCCTGTTGCCTGCCACCTCCACTTAAAATTCTCCGGGCCAGTCTTTAAGCCCCATCATCCCTCCAGATCAGTCTCACCTTGAAGATTCCCGCTCAGTTTCTGTGGGGGTTGATCGGTGGGTGCCCTCACTAGGTGACTTGGTCTGCTGTGTCCTCCCCTTTTCTGGATTGCCCACTAACCTTAACCAAATTATATCCATTTTTCATATCTGACATGCCATAAAAGATTAAACAGGAGGGTCCCTGGGGGAAATGAGAGGCCAGGAGCTAAGACTCCTTGGTTGGGTAACCCAGGTTTGAATTCAGCTCTACCATCGATGAGTTGTGAGACTTGGAGCAAGTGACATCTCTccgggcctcagtctccccatctgcgaaaggaaaataataatagtatattaGAAGGTTTGGGTTCACATTGATCACCTTTGGGCCCATGTCTGGCCAATAGTACGGGTTCCTGACTTTAAATATCATCTATATGCCAAAGCCTCCCAATTTTTTCTTGCAAGCTCCAGACTTGCATGTCAGCTGCCTACTGAGCACGCCGGGGGGCGTCGCAGACCCACTAGGTGCCAAGCTGACTTCCCGGTTCCCATCCTCCCCTGCACGGGCTCCTCCCCGTTCTCCGCCAGCCCCTTCCTTCCCGTTACTTGGGCCAGAAACCTGGGCACCGTCCTGCCGCCTCTTCCTCTTAGCCCCTTCCTTGCCATCTGTCAGCCCTTCTCCTGGCTCTGCCTTCGGGATGCCTCTGGagcccaccacccctcccccggctccccaCGCGGGCTCCTGGCGGGGTCCCTGCCTCCTCTGTTCTCAGCACGGCAGCCACTGGAGCGGGCATCTCTGCCTCTGCGCACACCATCCCCTGGCTCTCCCCTACTTTTGGAGGAAAAGCCAAAGGCCCTAGGCCCCCCTGGAGCCTCCGCCCGGCTCCCCCACTGTGCTCTTGCCGCG comes from Canis lupus familiaris isolate Mischka breed German Shepherd chromosome 2, alternate assembly UU_Cfam_GSD_1.0, whole genome shotgun sequence and encodes:
- the CCL17 gene encoding C-C motif chemokine 17 precursor, encoding MIPLKMLLLVTLLLGASLQVTHAARGTNVGRECCLEYFKGAIPISRLTRWYKTSGECPKDAIVFVTVQGKSICSDPKDKRVKKAVRYLQRTWKGGPQES